A single window of Rhizobium sp. SL42 DNA harbors:
- a CDS encoding type II toxin-antitoxin system HipA family toxin — protein sequence MSRVLDVYLKDRKAGELKQDDDASLTFAYDGDYLANDPVALSVSLPVQEEPFIDRVTRPFFSGLLPDEGARRRLAAALGISSGNAFGLLEIIGGECAGALSLVPPGQLPPASTTDDAEALDEKHLEKILSLLRQRPLLGGEADVRLSLAGAQDKLAVTVLNGQILLPRGGRPTTHILKPFIEGLDGTVENEVFCMSLGRRLGLDVPAVSKGAAGKVDYFLVERYDRLTLEDGRIERLHQEDFCQALSVPPELKYEEEGGPGISQCLQLIRQTTAKPAAETLRFQRMLMFHYLIGNADAHAKNYALLYRGKAPDLAPMYDAICTAAYPRLSKKMAMALGGRSLPDTIQMEHWASLVPTNKAATRMLAGELVRMADTIGLEADALLEEMSENGTYHPILKTVRKIIDTRCALVRRALEKPSL from the coding sequence ATGAGCCGCGTGCTGGACGTCTATCTCAAGGATCGCAAGGCCGGCGAGCTCAAGCAGGACGACGACGCCTCGCTCACCTTCGCTTATGACGGCGACTACCTCGCCAATGATCCGGTCGCCTTGTCGGTGTCGCTGCCGGTGCAGGAAGAACCCTTCATCGATCGCGTCACCCGCCCTTTCTTCTCCGGCCTCCTGCCTGATGAAGGCGCCAGACGCCGATTGGCTGCAGCACTGGGCATATCCTCAGGTAACGCCTTCGGGCTGCTCGAGATTATCGGCGGGGAATGTGCGGGCGCCTTATCGCTTGTTCCGCCAGGACAGCTGCCACCGGCCTCGACTACGGACGATGCCGAGGCGCTGGATGAGAAGCATCTGGAGAAGATCCTCTCCCTGCTCAGACAGAGGCCCCTGCTCGGCGGGGAAGCGGACGTGCGCCTTTCGCTTGCCGGCGCTCAGGACAAGCTGGCTGTCACCGTTCTCAACGGTCAGATATTGCTGCCCCGAGGCGGGCGCCCGACGACGCATATCCTGAAACCGTTCATCGAGGGCCTCGACGGCACCGTGGAGAACGAAGTGTTCTGCATGAGCCTGGGACGTCGTCTCGGCCTCGATGTCCCCGCTGTGTCGAAGGGCGCAGCCGGCAAGGTCGATTACTTCCTGGTCGAGCGCTACGATCGGCTGACGCTTGAAGACGGGCGGATCGAGCGGCTGCACCAGGAAGACTTCTGCCAGGCGCTGAGCGTGCCCCCGGAGCTCAAATATGAGGAAGAAGGAGGCCCCGGCATCAGTCAGTGCCTCCAGCTGATCCGGCAGACGACGGCCAAGCCCGCAGCCGAGACATTGCGTTTCCAGCGAATGCTCATGTTTCACTACCTGATCGGCAATGCCGACGCTCATGCCAAGAACTATGCCCTGCTCTATCGTGGGAAGGCGCCGGACCTGGCACCGATGTATGACGCTATTTGCACGGCGGCCTATCCACGACTGTCAAAGAAAATGGCGATGGCACTCGGCGGCAGGTCACTGCCAGATACGATTCAGATGGAGCACTGGGCGTCGCTCGTGCCGACCAACAAGGCCGCCACGCGCATGCTTGCCGGCGAGCTGGTCCGCATGGCGGACACGATCGGGCTGGAAGCCGACGCATTGTTGGAAGAGATGTCCGAGAACGGCACCTACCATCCAATCCTGAAGACCGTCCGGAAAATCATCGACACCAGATGCGCCCTGGTCAGAAGAGCGCTGGAGAAGCCTAGCCTGTAG
- a CDS encoding helix-turn-helix domain-containing protein yields the protein MIDMTTVSDSAALGQLIRAERKRQELTQEQLAGVAGVGVRFVRELESGKESCRVGLALTVLQTLGLTVSITSRGASS from the coding sequence ATGATTGACATGACAACAGTCTCCGATAGCGCAGCACTCGGCCAGCTAATCCGCGCCGAGCGGAAGCGTCAGGAACTTACCCAGGAACAACTCGCCGGCGTCGCGGGCGTGGGCGTGAGGTTCGTGCGCGAATTGGAGAGCGGCAAGGAAAGCTGTCGAGTCGGACTTGCTCTGACCGTCCTGCAGACGCTCGGCTTGACCGTGAGTATTACTTCTCGCGGTGCCTCCTCATGA
- a CDS encoding DUF1488 family protein: protein MTLFFPNSTRAYDETRGFIRFIGHDGLNQVLFLLPVALFEREGATNRRKERDYLLAFDRLRERILTTARQAYQSRRRHMIELDLSAFGSSLQSAT, encoded by the coding sequence GTGACCCTCTTTTTCCCCAATTCAACCCGTGCCTATGACGAGACCCGCGGTTTCATTCGTTTCATCGGGCATGATGGTCTGAACCAGGTTCTGTTTCTATTGCCTGTGGCACTCTTTGAGCGTGAGGGGGCGACCAACCGCCGGAAGGAACGCGACTATCTCCTGGCATTCGATCGCCTGCGGGAGCGCATCCTGACGACAGCGAGGCAAGCCTATCAGTCTCGGCGACGACATATGATCGAACTCGATCTCAGTGCATTCGGGTCGTCCCTCCAGTCGGCGACCTGA
- a CDS encoding glycosyltransferase family 4 protein, with product MSRPTRIAFIGNSLPRQCGIATFTGDLSQALVDAAEPIQTSIVAVTDAKQSYAYPGDVIFEIREEEVEDYVTAARVLNEGRFDVVSLQHEFGIFGGDDGEFILTLLENLRIPLVTTCHTILAEPTPSQHRVLQKVAAHSSRVVVMAEKGRTLLTEIYGVASQKIDVIAHGIPDRPFHDPDLAKIERGYAGRPIVLTFGLLSPNKGIEVVIDAMPSILKENPEALYIVLGATHPTLLRQQGEAYRDGLRQRTERLGVDHAVQFLNRFVDLPTLLDFIAMCDVYVTPYLDEAQMTSGTLSYSFGMGSAVVSTPYWHACDLLCDGRGVLVPFGDAPATAKAIATLLGDDEARMAMRKRAYEAGRAMIWSHVASLYLDSMAKARIAYRPKLVSDLMSLRIKRPPQQTALKLGHLQTMCDDTGIIQHAVFSVPDRSHGYCVDDNARALLLSSLLSIVGETGIAERMTASFAAFVEHAWNSDTGRFRNFMSYDRRWLEDKGSEDSHGRTLWALGACALSDADGPRRRWASALFARAMSVTLDFRSPRAWAFTLLGLNDYCAANPQDPHARMLRTRHAENLMDLERRVSTGGRRWFEEGLSYENARLSQALIMTGLSTKVPAFVETGVATLEWLMTQQTGEKGHFRAIGTDGFFEVRQPPKPFDQQPVEATATVAACLAAYEATSDRSWIEAAHRAFDWFTGSNDHGISLVDPETGSCRDGLHVDRPNENRGAESVLCYLISCVELGRANQMLRPVMPRVGARQLS from the coding sequence ATGAGCAGACCGACACGTATCGCCTTCATTGGCAACTCTCTTCCCCGCCAATGCGGCATAGCGACCTTCACCGGCGATCTCTCCCAGGCGCTGGTCGATGCGGCCGAGCCCATCCAGACGAGCATCGTCGCCGTGACGGATGCCAAGCAGAGTTACGCCTATCCTGGCGATGTGATCTTCGAGATCCGCGAGGAAGAAGTCGAAGACTATGTGACGGCTGCGCGGGTCCTGAACGAAGGTCGGTTCGATGTGGTTTCGCTGCAGCACGAATTCGGCATCTTCGGCGGTGACGACGGCGAGTTCATCCTCACGCTGCTGGAAAACCTGCGCATTCCGCTCGTCACCACCTGCCACACCATCCTTGCCGAACCGACACCGTCCCAACACCGCGTGTTGCAGAAGGTCGCCGCTCACTCCAGCCGTGTCGTCGTCATGGCCGAAAAGGGTCGCACGCTGCTCACGGAAATCTATGGCGTCGCCTCCCAGAAGATCGACGTCATCGCCCATGGCATTCCTGATCGACCCTTTCACGATCCGGACCTTGCCAAGATCGAGCGCGGTTACGCCGGCAGGCCCATTGTCCTGACATTTGGTCTCCTCTCTCCCAACAAGGGCATAGAGGTGGTCATCGACGCCATGCCGTCGATCCTGAAAGAGAACCCCGAGGCCCTGTATATCGTGCTGGGCGCGACGCATCCGACGCTTCTGCGCCAGCAGGGCGAGGCCTATCGCGACGGGTTGCGCCAGCGCACCGAGCGGTTGGGCGTCGATCATGCGGTGCAGTTTCTCAATCGCTTTGTCGATCTGCCGACGCTTCTCGACTTCATTGCCATGTGCGACGTCTATGTGACGCCCTATCTGGACGAGGCTCAGATGACGTCGGGAACGCTCTCCTACAGTTTCGGCATGGGCAGTGCTGTGGTTTCGACGCCTTACTGGCACGCCTGCGATCTCTTGTGCGACGGCCGCGGCGTGTTGGTTCCCTTTGGGGATGCGCCGGCGACGGCTAAGGCAATCGCGACCTTGCTCGGCGATGACGAGGCCAGGATGGCGATGCGCAAGAGGGCCTACGAGGCCGGTCGCGCGATGATTTGGTCGCATGTGGCCTCACTCTATCTCGACAGCATGGCAAAGGCGCGAATTGCCTATCGGCCCAAGCTCGTCAGCGACCTCATGTCTTTGCGGATCAAGCGTCCGCCGCAGCAGACAGCTTTGAAACTTGGCCATCTGCAGACGATGTGCGACGACACGGGCATCATCCAGCATGCGGTGTTCTCCGTGCCGGACAGGTCTCATGGCTATTGCGTCGATGACAACGCGCGAGCCCTGCTTCTGTCCTCGCTCCTGTCGATCGTCGGCGAGACGGGCATAGCGGAAAGGATGACAGCCTCTTTCGCGGCCTTCGTCGAACACGCCTGGAACTCTGACACCGGCCGTTTTCGAAACTTCATGAGCTACGACCGCCGTTGGCTCGAAGATAAAGGCTCCGAAGACAGCCATGGGCGAACCCTCTGGGCGCTCGGGGCCTGCGCCCTGTCTGATGCCGATGGACCACGCCGCCGATGGGCGAGTGCCCTCTTTGCCCGGGCGATGTCCGTCACGCTCGACTTCCGTTCCCCGCGCGCCTGGGCCTTCACGCTTCTCGGCCTCAACGATTACTGCGCGGCCAATCCTCAAGACCCCCACGCTCGCATGCTGCGTACACGGCATGCTGAAAACCTGATGGACCTGGAGCGTCGTGTGTCGACGGGCGGGCGCCGTTGGTTCGAGGAAGGGCTTTCCTATGAAAATGCGCGGCTGAGCCAGGCCTTGATCATGACGGGCCTGTCGACCAAGGTGCCGGCTTTCGTCGAGACAGGTGTTGCGACGCTTGAATGGCTGATGACCCAGCAGACGGGCGAGAAAGGTCATTTTCGTGCCATTGGCACCGATGGCTTCTTCGAGGTCAGGCAGCCGCCCAAGCCTTTCGACCAACAGCCAGTCGAGGCGACGGCAACCGTGGCCGCCTGCCTTGCGGCCTACGAAGCGACCTCGGACAGGAGCTGGATCGAGGCCGCGCACAGGGCCTTCGACTGGTTCACGGGCAGCAATGATCACGGCATTTCCCTCGTTGACCCGGAGACGGGCAGTTGCCGCGACGGCCTGCATGTGGACCGCCCCAACGAGAACCGGGGTGCCGAATCCGTGCTCTGCTACCTGATTTCCTGCGTCGAGCTCGGTCGCGCCAACCAGATGCTGCGGCCGGTCATGCCGAGGGTCGGCGCCAGGCAATTGTCATGA
- a CDS encoding glycoside hydrolase family 130 protein encodes MPHSSLLNRQALYLRPDPTRVIVRPFKPSTEPRHLNPRDKTRANEIVDRVLSLDPTSTANQLRDILANFDGRHRNLLRQFELRADAMEDAFLHHQQFSQQQRQLVGAYFMNEYSFESAALFNPSIVPHPDQSGVADGSRRLIISLRAVGEGHISSLTFRAGVIDAEGAVTIDAPTQLAGLPDIHASDGLAPAGCIGLSFKEESDLSERVIFPVTEAQSNGIEDARFVAFEDEGKTIYFATYTAYSGSSIRSEVLETTDFLNFTLTPLRGPAARNKGMALFPRRIDGRYAMIARQDSENLFLLYSDDLHQWDEGRLLMKPEFAWQFVQIGNCGSPVEIDEGWLLFTHGVGPMRRYAIGVTLLDKHDPSIILSRTVEPLLQPEPTEREGYVPNVVYSCGAMRHGDLIALPYAVSDTYSNFTTIKISRLLETMHPTGAAL; translated from the coding sequence TTGCCCCACTCGAGCCTCCTCAATCGGCAGGCCCTCTATCTGAGACCGGATCCGACACGGGTCATCGTGCGCCCGTTCAAGCCATCCACCGAACCGCGGCATCTCAATCCGCGCGACAAGACCAGGGCCAACGAAATCGTCGATCGCGTGCTGTCCTTGGACCCGACTTCGACCGCCAACCAGTTGCGCGACATTCTCGCCAATTTCGACGGCCGGCATCGGAACCTGTTGCGACAGTTCGAGCTGCGGGCGGACGCGATGGAGGATGCCTTCCTCCATCATCAACAGTTCAGTCAGCAGCAGAGGCAACTGGTCGGGGCCTATTTCATGAACGAATATTCGTTCGAGTCCGCCGCTCTGTTCAATCCGAGCATCGTGCCGCATCCGGATCAGTCCGGCGTTGCAGATGGGAGCCGCCGGCTGATCATTAGTCTGCGGGCTGTGGGCGAGGGACATATCTCCTCGCTCACCTTCCGCGCCGGCGTGATCGACGCGGAGGGGGCCGTCACCATCGATGCGCCGACGCAACTGGCAGGTCTGCCGGACATCCATGCGAGCGACGGCCTGGCGCCCGCCGGTTGCATCGGACTCAGTTTCAAGGAGGAAAGTGATCTTAGCGAGCGGGTCATCTTTCCGGTGACCGAGGCGCAGTCGAACGGCATCGAGGATGCCCGTTTCGTCGCCTTCGAGGACGAAGGCAAGACGATCTACTTCGCGACCTATACCGCCTATAGCGGCTCATCCATCCGCTCGGAGGTTCTGGAGACCACCGACTTCCTGAACTTCACCCTGACGCCGCTGCGGGGACCCGCCGCCCGCAACAAGGGCATGGCGCTCTTTCCCCGGCGCATCGATGGCCGCTACGCAATGATCGCCCGGCAGGACAGCGAAAACCTCTTTCTGCTCTATTCCGACGACCTGCATCAATGGGATGAAGGACGTCTGCTGATGAAGCCGGAATTCGCCTGGCAGTTCGTCCAGATCGGCAATTGCGGCTCCCCTGTTGAAATTGACGAGGGATGGTTGCTGTTTACCCATGGCGTGGGACCGATGCGGCGCTATGCAATCGGGGTGACGCTGCTCGACAAGCACGACCCGAGCATCATCCTGTCGCGGACGGTAGAGCCGCTGCTGCAGCCCGAACCGACGGAGCGCGAGGGCTATGTGCCGAATGTCGTATATTCCTGCGGTGCCATGCGGCATGGCGATCTGATTGCGCTGCCATATGCCGTCTCGGATACCTATTCCAACTTCACCACGATCAAGATCAGCAGGCTTCTGGAAACGATGCATCCCACCGGGGCAGCCTTGTGA
- a CDS encoding AGE family epimerase/isomerase: MSVQQLKRVFLEEILPTWSKSGFDETCGQFVEYLELDGSPQEAGEVRTRTVARQIYVHAHAAHLGVAPSASLAMAERAFANLHRVAWVSGKRGGYARSFNRHTELITDPVRDLYDNACVLLALSWLLTATGKDVYRHQIDQTILAVDRTLTDPFGGWAEDSDGTLPRRQNPHMHYLEATLALCENTRTSKHMRSEGKAFALLRSHFFVGPKGPLHEFFGPQWELADRYGSDRLEPGHMCEWVWLTTRHDSLARSDNINICLDLFYTALAVGRMDGSIFLVDTVSADKAISPSRRLWPQLEMLKAFMALNERLGFTGYRTEADDVASAILAAYMSGVPRGCWHDCLDLNEVPTARTIPASSLYHLWTALAKPVEDVRLADSIRDAESC, encoded by the coding sequence ATGAGCGTCCAGCAACTGAAACGCGTCTTCCTCGAGGAAATTTTGCCCACCTGGAGCAAATCCGGCTTCGACGAGACCTGCGGCCAATTTGTCGAATACCTGGAACTGGATGGGTCGCCGCAGGAAGCAGGTGAGGTGCGGACCCGAACGGTGGCCCGTCAGATCTATGTTCACGCCCATGCCGCCCATCTCGGTGTCGCCCCCTCAGCATCGCTCGCCATGGCAGAACGTGCCTTCGCCAACCTGCACCGCGTCGCCTGGGTCAGCGGGAAGCGCGGTGGCTATGCGAGAAGCTTCAACCGCCATACCGAGCTCATTACCGATCCTGTTCGCGATCTCTACGACAATGCCTGTGTGCTGCTCGCGCTCTCATGGCTGCTGACGGCGACCGGCAAGGACGTCTACCGACACCAGATCGACCAGACGATCCTGGCGGTCGACCGGACCCTGACAGACCCCTTTGGCGGCTGGGCCGAAGACAGCGATGGCACGCTTCCTCGCCGCCAGAACCCGCACATGCATTACCTCGAAGCCACATTGGCCTTGTGCGAGAACACCCGGACCTCCAAGCATATGAGGTCGGAAGGCAAGGCTTTCGCACTCTTGCGCTCGCATTTTTTCGTCGGACCAAAGGGGCCGCTTCACGAGTTTTTTGGCCCCCAATGGGAACTTGCCGACCGATACGGATCCGATCGGCTGGAGCCAGGCCACATGTGCGAGTGGGTCTGGTTGACGACCCGTCACGATAGTCTCGCTCGCAGCGATAACATCAATATATGCTTGGACCTGTTTTACACCGCGCTGGCGGTCGGGCGCATGGACGGCTCGATTTTCCTGGTCGATACCGTTTCGGCAGATAAGGCGATCAGCCCGTCACGGCGCCTGTGGCCGCAGCTGGAGATGCTCAAGGCCTTCATGGCGCTTAATGAGCGGCTTGGCTTCACGGGATATCGGACAGAGGCGGACGACGTCGCCTCCGCAATCCTCGCTGCTTACATGTCGGGCGTGCCACGCGGTTGCTGGCATGACTGTCTTGACCTGAACGAGGTGCCGACCGCCCGCACGATCCCGGCAAGCTCGCTCTATCACCTCTGGACGGCTCTCGCGAAGCCGGTCGAGGATGTCAGACTTGCCGACTCAATACGAGACGCTGAAAGCTGTTGA
- a CDS encoding Ppx/GppA phosphatase family protein has protein sequence MTDPDRGGKPKSEGASTGKRKGGNSRRRGKGRKTAAAQAGAELSTLAGSAGEQVLVRRSETVVADGPIRKRKRRRRSKAASGAPVTSGASPPSRQALSQDSSSQDPRPQASGQALAKADNAAASAHSVASAGGRDGAPQGGREATRDPRQASGEPRSGRKRRRNRRGTQAIARPGQVRPLAGSQPPASKPAPSGGHPAGARLHPPEIQSPSASQAPRVAQAGHPHDRPHPDRNRAVAAEGSHDDLYAALDLGTNNCRLLIAQPTRPGQFRVVDAFSRIVRLGEGLAATGRLSQDAMDRAVEALRICATKLAGREIRRMRLIATEACRAAENGEEFLARVTVETGLDLEIINRETEARLAVSGCSSLVGREARSVVLFDIGGGSSEIAVIRINETRSSRLANHITHWTSLPVGVVTLSERHGGRDVTPEVFEAMTAEVAGMLSGFDCPPVPLGPSGAPEDFHLIGTSGTVTTLAGVHLDLPRYDRRKVDGVWLSDAEVTAMQAKLLSWDFAGRAANPCIGPDRADLVLAGCAILEAIRRRWPSTRMRVADRGLREGLLTDMMADDGVWRRGRNRRPPHFRER, from the coding sequence GTGACAGACCCCGACCGCGGCGGAAAGCCGAAAAGCGAGGGGGCGTCGACGGGCAAGCGCAAGGGCGGGAATTCCCGTCGGCGCGGCAAGGGAAGAAAGACAGCGGCGGCGCAAGCCGGTGCGGAACTTTCGACTTTGGCAGGATCGGCTGGTGAGCAGGTTCTGGTTCGACGTTCCGAAACAGTCGTTGCGGATGGTCCCATCCGCAAGCGAAAGCGCCGTCGTCGCAGCAAGGCCGCGTCAGGTGCGCCGGTGACGTCGGGTGCATCCCCACCGTCAAGGCAGGCATTGTCCCAGGATTCCAGTTCTCAGGATCCAAGGCCTCAGGCCTCCGGCCAGGCATTGGCGAAGGCTGACAACGCAGCAGCGTCGGCGCATTCTGTCGCGTCCGCCGGCGGGCGCGATGGCGCTCCGCAGGGTGGTCGTGAGGCGACCCGTGATCCCCGCCAGGCCTCTGGAGAGCCCCGGTCGGGCCGCAAGCGCCGGCGCAATCGGCGTGGCACCCAGGCGATTGCCCGTCCCGGCCAGGTGCGGCCGCTCGCCGGCTCCCAGCCGCCGGCCAGCAAGCCCGCGCCCTCCGGTGGTCATCCTGCCGGCGCCAGGCTGCACCCGCCCGAGATCCAGTCGCCGTCCGCCAGCCAGGCGCCGCGCGTGGCCCAGGCCGGTCATCCGCATGATCGGCCCCATCCGGATCGCAACCGGGCAGTGGCCGCGGAAGGCTCGCATGACGACCTCTACGCGGCGCTCGATCTTGGCACCAACAATTGCCGCCTGCTGATTGCCCAGCCGACCCGTCCCGGCCAGTTCCGCGTCGTCGATGCCTTTTCGCGCATCGTCCGCCTGGGCGAGGGGCTGGCCGCAACCGGACGATTGTCGCAGGATGCGATGGACCGCGCCGTCGAGGCCTTGCGCATCTGTGCGACAAAGCTCGCCGGCCGCGAGATCCGCCGCATGCGGCTGATCGCCACCGAGGCCTGCCGCGCGGCCGAAAACGGCGAGGAGTTTCTCGCCCGCGTCACGGTCGAGACCGGTCTGGACCTCGAGATCATCAATCGTGAGACTGAAGCGCGGCTTGCCGTGTCCGGTTGCTCGTCTCTGGTTGGTCGCGAAGCGCGTTCCGTCGTGCTGTTCGATATCGGCGGCGGTTCGTCGGAGATCGCGGTGATCCGCATCAATGAAACCCGCTCCAGCCGGCTCGCCAATCACATCACCCACTGGACCTCGCTGCCGGTCGGTGTCGTCACCCTGTCCGAACGCCATGGCGGCCGCGATGTCACGCCGGAAGTCTTCGAGGCTATGACCGCCGAGGTTGCCGGCATGTTGTCCGGTTTCGATTGCCCGCCCGTGCCGCTCGGTCCCAGTGGCGCGCCGGAGGATTTCCATCTGATCGGGACGTCCGGCACGGTGACGACGCTTGCCGGCGTGCATCTCGACCTGCCACGCTACGACCGGCGCAAGGTGGACGGCGTCTGGTTGTCCGACGCGGAAGTCACGGCCATGCAGGCCAAGCTCCTGTCCTGGGATTTTGCCGGCCGTGCCGCCAATCCCTGCATCGGCCCTGATCGTGCCGATCTGGTCCTGGCCGGCTGTGCCATTCTCGAGGCCATCCGCCGCCGCTGGCCGTCCACCCGCATGCGGGTTGCCGACCGCGGCCTGCGCGAAGGCCTTTTGACAGACATGATGGCGGATGACGGCGTTTGGCGCCGCGGCCGCAATCGTCGCCCACCACATTTCAGGGAGCGCTGA
- a CDS encoding RlmE family RNA methyltransferase translates to MSKPPIGGNRTGRKLGQKVKKGKLKASSRRWIERHINDPYVQRAKLEGYRARAAFKLLEIDEKHQILKGARRIIDLGAAPGSWSQIAAKVTDSTDDDIRVAAIDFLEMAQLPGVKILQLDFLDPDAPRQLMEAVGGTPDLVISDMAAPTTGHQKTDHLRTMHLCEVAAYFAVEVLAEGGHFLAKTFQGGTEKDLLNMLKQNFRQVLHIKPPSSRSESVEMFLLAKDFKGKRTGLGARNLERGEDDGGFAYDPREDVPADENQD, encoded by the coding sequence ATGAGCAAGCCACCGATCGGCGGCAATCGCACCGGCCGCAAACTTGGCCAGAAGGTCAAGAAGGGCAAGCTGAAGGCCTCGTCCAGACGCTGGATCGAGCGCCACATCAATGATCCCTATGTGCAGCGCGCCAAGCTCGAAGGCTACCGCGCCCGCGCCGCGTTCAAGCTGCTCGAGATCGACGAGAAGCACCAGATCCTCAAAGGCGCAAGGCGCATCATTGATCTCGGAGCAGCCCCGGGCAGCTGGTCGCAGATTGCCGCCAAGGTCACCGATTCCACCGACGACGACATCCGCGTCGCCGCAATCGACTTCCTCGAGATGGCGCAGCTTCCGGGCGTCAAGATCCTGCAGCTCGATTTTCTCGATCCCGATGCGCCGCGCCAACTGATGGAGGCCGTCGGCGGTACGCCGGATCTGGTGATTTCCGACATGGCGGCGCCGACCACCGGCCACCAGAAGACCGACCATCTGCGCACGATGCATCTGTGCGAGGTCGCGGCCTATTTTGCCGTCGAGGTCCTTGCCGAAGGTGGCCATTTTCTCGCCAAGACCTTCCAGGGTGGCACGGAAAAGGATCTGCTGAACATGCTCAAGCAGAACTTCCGTCAGGTCCTGCACATCAAGCCGCCCTCGTCCCGTTCGGAATCGGTCGAGATGTTCCTGCTCGCCAAGGATTTCAAGGGCAAACGCACCGGTCTTGGCGCCCGCAATCTCGAACGCGGCGAAGACGATGGCGGGTTCGCCTACGATCCGCGCGAGGATGTGCCCGCCGACGAGAACCAGGACTGA
- a CDS encoding VOC family protein — translation MLLYITLGSTDLARSQIFYDAVLATLSVTRRVTEDDELGYGSEADSRCRLWVLTPVNGRPATFGNGAMTALDAPSRAAVDAFHAAALANGGTDEGAPGLRPYHASFYACYVRDPDGNKLSAVCETP, via the coding sequence ATGCTGCTTTACATCACCCTCGGCTCCACCGATCTCGCCCGCTCGCAGATTTTCTATGATGCCGTGCTGGCAACGCTTTCGGTGACACGCCGCGTGACTGAAGACGATGAACTCGGCTACGGCAGCGAAGCGGACAGCCGCTGCCGGCTCTGGGTCCTGACGCCCGTCAATGGCAGGCCGGCAACCTTCGGCAACGGCGCAATGACGGCGCTTGATGCGCCAAGCCGCGCTGCGGTCGATGCCTTCCATGCGGCAGCGCTCGCCAATGGCGGCACGGACGAGGGGGCTCCCGGCCTCAGGCCCTATCACGCAAGCTTTTATGCCTGCTATGTCCGCGACCCCGACGGCAACAAGCTTTCGGCCGTGTGCGAGACGCCCTGA